One stretch of Jiangella gansuensis DSM 44835 DNA includes these proteins:
- a CDS encoding cysteine synthase — MMRYESLLDSLGRTPLVGLPRLSPSAQVRLWAKLEDRNPTGSVKDRPALRMIEAAEADGRLRPGATILEPTSGNTGISLAMAAKLKGYRLVCIMPENTSIERRQLLSMWGAEIIPSPAAGGSNEAVRVAKGLAEQNPDWVMLYQYGNPANALAHYETTGPELLQDLPEITHFVAGLGTTGTLMGVGRYLREKLPDVQIIAAEPRYGELVYGLRNLGEGFVPELYDESVLTSRYSVGPRDAVRRTRELLEQEGIFAGISTGAVVHAAIGIAGKAVAEGRRADIAFVVADAGWKYLSTGAYEGTLDDAEDRLDGQLWA, encoded by the coding sequence CTGATGCGCTACGAGTCCCTGCTGGACTCGCTGGGCCGCACCCCGCTCGTCGGGCTGCCGCGGCTGTCGCCGTCGGCGCAGGTCCGGCTGTGGGCGAAGCTCGAGGACCGCAACCCGACCGGCTCGGTGAAGGACCGGCCGGCCCTCCGGATGATCGAGGCCGCGGAGGCCGACGGCCGGCTCCGGCCGGGCGCCACCATCCTCGAGCCCACCTCCGGCAACACCGGCATCTCGCTGGCCATGGCCGCCAAGCTCAAGGGCTACCGGCTGGTCTGCATCATGCCCGAGAACACGTCGATCGAGCGGCGGCAGCTGCTGTCCATGTGGGGCGCGGAGATCATCCCGTCGCCGGCGGCCGGCGGCTCCAACGAGGCCGTCCGGGTGGCGAAGGGGCTGGCCGAGCAGAACCCCGACTGGGTCATGCTTTACCAGTACGGCAACCCGGCCAACGCGCTGGCGCACTACGAGACCACCGGCCCGGAGCTGTTGCAGGACCTGCCCGAGATCACCCACTTCGTGGCCGGCCTGGGGACGACGGGGACGCTGATGGGCGTCGGCCGGTACCTGCGCGAGAAGCTGCCGGACGTGCAGATCATCGCCGCCGAGCCACGGTACGGCGAACTCGTCTACGGGCTGCGCAATCTCGGCGAGGGTTTCGTGCCGGAGTTGTACGACGAGTCGGTGCTCACCTCGCGGTACTCGGTGGGTCCGCGCGACGCCGTCCGCCGCACCCGCGAGCTGCTGGAGCAGGAGGGCATCTTCGCGGGCATCTCCACGGGAGCGGTCGTCCACGCCGCCATCGGTATCGCCGGCAAGGCCGTGGCGGAGGGTCGGCGCGCCGACATCGCGTTCGTCGTCGCCGACGCCGGCTGGAAGTACCTGTCCACCGGTGCCTACGAGGGCACGCTCGACGACGCCGAGGACCGGCTGGACGGCCAGCTCTGGGCCTAG
- a CDS encoding MoaD/ThiS family protein, which produces MAVEVRIPTILRQYTGGAKTVEGAGGTLSELIDDLETRHPGLRERLTENGALRRFVNVYVNDEDVRFLGAEKAPLSDGDSVTVLPAVAGGS; this is translated from the coding sequence ATGGCCGTCGAGGTCCGCATCCCCACGATCCTGCGTCAGTACACCGGTGGCGCGAAGACCGTCGAGGGCGCCGGTGGCACGTTGTCGGAGCTCATCGACGACCTGGAGACCCGGCATCCGGGCCTGCGTGAGCGGTTGACCGAGAACGGTGCGCTGCGGCGGTTCGTGAACGTCTACGTGAACGACGAGGACGTCCGCTTCCTGGGCGCGGAGAAGGCGCCGCTGTCCGACGGCGACTCCGTCACGGTGCTGCCCGCGGTGGCCGGGGGCAGCTGA
- a CDS encoding winged helix-turn-helix transcriptional regulator, with amino-acid sequence MRTPLDPDMFDPVCPSTLMPVRFADKWAGMIIRCLEDGPRRFSELRVPMRRASAKSLTASLRGLERDGLVTRTEHPGRHVEYVLTSLGHSMLDVLDALCDWSTKHWEDLLDAREAHGS; translated from the coding sequence GTGCGTACGCCACTGGACCCGGACATGTTCGACCCGGTCTGCCCGTCCACCCTCATGCCGGTCAGGTTCGCGGACAAGTGGGCCGGCATGATCATCCGCTGCCTCGAGGACGGCCCGCGCCGCTTCTCCGAGCTGCGCGTCCCCATGCGCCGGGCCAGCGCGAAGTCGTTGACGGCGTCACTGCGCGGCCTGGAGCGCGACGGCCTGGTCACCCGCACCGAACACCCGGGCCGGCACGTCGAGTACGTGTTGACGTCGCTCGGGCACAGCATGCTGGATGTGCTCGATGCGCTGTGCGACTGGAGCACGAAGCACTGGGAGGACCTGCTCGACGCCCGGGAGGCGCACGGCTCGTAG
- a CDS encoding class E sortase — protein MQRRAAPKHRRAPRPAGPHGRAAGRRGLLATGAGIAGELLLTAGALVLLFAVYTVWGTGLQTAAAQDDLRDQFQQHLLDREAPPPDETGDAGDDTDGAGDDAEPAPLELGDAYGILRIPRFGDDWERIVVEGTEPDDLENGPGHYADSADPGQLGNVAIAAHRSGHGSPFAPFPRLRAGDIIEIETVDGVFRYELDDAPDGDDNGNVIEPTEMWVVDPVPGEPADTEPTQARITLTTCWPRIGAEKRMFATGVLVSAEERPAAG, from the coding sequence ATGCAGCGCAGGGCGGCGCCCAAGCATCGCCGGGCGCCCCGGCCAGCAGGACCACACGGCCGGGCGGCCGGCCGGCGCGGCCTGCTCGCCACCGGCGCCGGGATCGCCGGCGAGCTCCTGCTCACCGCCGGCGCGCTGGTGCTGCTGTTCGCCGTCTACACGGTGTGGGGCACCGGCCTGCAGACCGCCGCCGCCCAGGACGACCTGCGCGACCAGTTCCAGCAACACCTGCTCGACCGCGAGGCCCCGCCGCCGGACGAGACCGGCGACGCCGGCGACGACACCGACGGTGCGGGCGACGACGCCGAGCCGGCGCCGCTCGAGCTCGGCGACGCGTACGGCATCCTGCGCATCCCACGGTTCGGCGACGACTGGGAACGCATCGTCGTCGAGGGCACCGAACCGGACGACCTGGAGAACGGCCCCGGTCACTATGCCGACAGCGCCGACCCGGGGCAGTTGGGCAACGTTGCCATCGCCGCGCACCGTTCCGGTCACGGCTCGCCGTTCGCGCCCTTCCCGCGGTTGCGTGCCGGCGACATCATCGAGATCGAGACCGTCGACGGGGTCTTCCGGTACGAGCTGGACGACGCACCCGACGGCGACGACAACGGCAACGTCATCGAGCCCACCGAGATGTGGGTGGTCGACCCGGTCCCGGGTGAGCCGGCGGACACCGAGCCCACCCAGGCGCGGATCACGCTCACCACCTGCTGGCCGCGGATCGGGGCGGAGAAGCGCATGTTCGCCACGGGCGTGCTCGTCAGCGCGGAGGAACGCCCCGCGGCCGGCTGA
- the clpS gene encoding ATP-dependent Clp protease adapter ClpS, which yields MMTAPVEIERPEAAEVPQADVPWVTVVWNDPVNLMSYVTYVFQTYFAYSKVKAEKLMLDVHEKGKAIVSSGTREEMERDVEAMHAYGLWATLQKAGDRV from the coding sequence ATGATGACCGCACCCGTCGAGATCGAGCGTCCGGAGGCCGCGGAGGTTCCGCAGGCCGACGTTCCCTGGGTCACGGTGGTGTGGAACGATCCGGTGAACCTGATGTCGTACGTCACGTACGTCTTTCAGACATACTTCGCCTATTCGAAGGTCAAGGCCGAGAAGCTCATGCTCGATGTGCACGAGAAGGGCAAGGCCATCGTGTCCTCGGGCACGCGCGAGGAGATGGAGCGGGACGTGGAGGCCATGCATGCGTATGGCCTGTGGGCCACGCTGCAGAAGGCGGGGGACCGAGTCTGA
- a CDS encoding dihydrofolate reductase family protein has translation MRDLVYYIAVSIDGYIAGPQDEVDFYPSSDEYAAWMTGEYGDTLPTHVRRQAGIDDVPNRSFDTIVMGRRTYDPALEIGITSPYAHLRQYVVTTSLAESPDPAVTVIGTDPLELVRTLKAEDSPLDVYLAGGAHLAGQVLPEIDRLIVKQYPVVAGTGLPMFATGFSPTAFDLTDVRTFESGNAVLYYRRSR, from the coding sequence ATGCGTGACCTCGTGTACTACATCGCCGTGTCGATCGACGGCTACATCGCCGGGCCGCAGGACGAGGTGGACTTCTACCCCAGCTCCGACGAGTACGCGGCCTGGATGACGGGCGAGTACGGCGACACGCTGCCGACGCACGTCCGCCGCCAGGCCGGCATCGACGACGTCCCGAACCGCAGCTTCGACACCATCGTCATGGGCCGCCGCACCTACGACCCGGCGCTCGAGATCGGGATCACCAGCCCGTACGCCCACCTGCGGCAGTACGTCGTCACGACGTCACTGGCCGAGAGCCCGGACCCGGCGGTGACGGTGATCGGCACCGACCCGCTCGAGCTGGTGCGAACGCTCAAAGCGGAGGACTCGCCGTTGGACGTCTACCTGGCCGGCGGCGCTCACCTGGCGGGCCAGGTGCTCCCGGAGATCGACCGGCTGATCGTCAAGCAGTACCCGGTGGTGGCCGGCACCGGCCTGCCCATGTTCGCGACGGGGTTCTCGCCGACGGCGTTCGACCTCACCGACGTGCGGACGTTCGAGAGCGGCAACGCGGTCCTGTACTACCGCCGTTCGCGCTGA
- a CDS encoding MBL fold metallo-hydrolase, producing the protein MRLTVLGCSGSVPGPESPASAYLVEADGARLVVDLGNGALSPLQRHVGLTGLAELEAVVLSHLHPDHCMDLCGLYVALRYGVSSPRRIPVYGPDGAGERMAAAYGKEPQPGLSGEFDFRAFPSGIFRIGPFDVRAVAVPHPVPAYAIRVSHAGRTLVYSGDTAPSDALVELADRADLLLCEAAYDDGDDNPPGIHLTGRQAGEHAAAAGVRRLVVTHVPPWGDPQRAVASAGAVYDGPVELAAPGSWWEV; encoded by the coding sequence GTGAGGCTCACCGTCCTCGGCTGCTCCGGCTCCGTGCCCGGACCGGAGTCGCCCGCGTCCGCGTACCTCGTCGAGGCCGACGGCGCCCGGCTGGTGGTCGACCTCGGCAACGGCGCGCTGAGCCCGTTGCAACGGCACGTCGGCCTGACCGGCCTCGCCGAGCTGGAAGCCGTCGTTCTCAGTCACCTGCACCCGGATCACTGCATGGACCTGTGCGGACTCTATGTCGCCCTGCGCTACGGGGTGTCGTCGCCGCGGCGAATCCCGGTCTACGGGCCGGACGGCGCGGGGGAGCGGATGGCCGCCGCCTACGGCAAGGAGCCGCAGCCGGGGCTGTCCGGCGAGTTCGACTTCCGCGCCTTCCCGAGCGGAATCTTCCGGATCGGACCGTTCGACGTGCGGGCGGTGGCGGTGCCGCATCCGGTCCCCGCCTACGCCATCCGCGTCTCACACGCCGGCCGCACGCTCGTGTACAGCGGCGACACCGCCCCCAGCGACGCCCTGGTCGAGCTGGCCGACCGCGCTGACCTGCTGCTGTGCGAGGCAGCGTACGACGACGGCGACGACAACCCGCCCGGGATCCACCTCACCGGGCGGCAGGCCGGCGAGCACGCCGCCGCGGCCGGGGTCCGTCGACTCGTCGTCACCCACGTGCCACCATGGGGCGATCCGCAGCGCGCCGTCGCCAGCGCCGGCGCGGTCTACGACGGCCCGGTGGAGCTGGCCGCGCCAGGATCCTGGTGGGAGGTCTGA
- a CDS encoding isochorismatase family protein, protein MKRALIVVDVQNDFCEGGSLAVAGGADVAYAISEVLKTWTDGDPWERRYDYVVATRDHHIDPGDHFSESPDYVTSWPRHCVAGTDGVAFHPNLDPQPFDAVFDKGEYTAAYSGFEGRSHDDVPLADWLRDHEVGAVEVVGIATDHCVRATAVDAARAGLETTVLLDMTAGVSASSTARALEEMQAAGVRLAGTPVVRA, encoded by the coding sequence ATGAAGCGCGCACTCATCGTCGTCGACGTGCAGAACGACTTCTGCGAGGGCGGCAGCCTCGCGGTGGCCGGTGGCGCCGACGTCGCCTACGCCATCTCCGAGGTACTCAAGACCTGGACCGACGGCGACCCCTGGGAGCGCCGGTACGACTACGTCGTCGCCACCCGCGACCACCACATCGACCCCGGCGACCACTTCTCCGAGTCCCCCGACTACGTCACCAGCTGGCCGCGGCACTGTGTGGCCGGCACCGACGGCGTCGCGTTCCACCCCAACCTCGACCCGCAGCCGTTCGACGCCGTCTTCGACAAGGGCGAGTACACCGCTGCCTACTCCGGCTTCGAGGGCCGCTCCCACGACGACGTCCCGCTCGCCGACTGGCTGCGCGACCACGAGGTCGGCGCCGTCGAGGTGGTCGGCATCGCCACGGACCACTGCGTCCGCGCGACGGCCGTGGACGCGGCCCGGGCGGGCCTGGAGACGACGGTCCTGCTGGACATGACCGCCGGGGTCTCGGCCAGCAGCACCGCCCGGGCACTGGAGGAGATGCAGGCGGCCGGCGTGCGGCTCGCCGGTACGCCGGTGGTCCGGGCCTAG
- a CDS encoding PIG-L deacetylase family protein, with protein sequence MTEHVVAPEPLEPLPEDWERGLVIAAHPDDVEYGAAAAIARWTAQGKSIVYCMVTSGEAGIDSMAPEEVGPLREKEERDAARVVGVDVVEFLGYPDGVVEYGLPLRRDLARVIRRHRPDIIVTGNFRETFGGVVLNQADHIAVGRAVLDAARDAGNRWVFRDLLDEGHEPWNKVRAIWAGGSPEARHGVDTTDTFELGVRSLEAHAGYLGALDGHPEPAEFLEGLARGDGTRLGTRFATSFEVYPLQLF encoded by the coding sequence ATGACGGAGCACGTGGTCGCGCCCGAGCCGCTCGAGCCGCTGCCGGAGGACTGGGAACGCGGCCTCGTCATCGCCGCCCACCCCGACGACGTCGAGTACGGCGCGGCGGCGGCCATCGCGCGCTGGACGGCCCAGGGCAAGTCCATCGTGTACTGCATGGTCACCAGCGGCGAGGCCGGCATCGACAGCATGGCGCCGGAAGAGGTCGGCCCGCTGCGTGAGAAGGAGGAACGCGACGCCGCCCGCGTGGTCGGCGTCGACGTCGTCGAGTTCCTCGGCTACCCCGACGGCGTGGTCGAGTACGGGCTGCCCCTGCGCCGCGACCTGGCCCGGGTGATCCGCCGGCACCGGCCCGACATCATCGTCACCGGGAACTTCCGCGAGACGTTCGGCGGCGTGGTCCTGAACCAGGCCGACCACATCGCCGTCGGGCGGGCCGTGCTCGACGCCGCCCGCGACGCCGGCAACCGCTGGGTCTTCCGCGACCTGCTCGACGAAGGGCACGAGCCGTGGAACAAGGTGCGCGCCATCTGGGCCGGCGGCTCGCCGGAAGCCCGGCACGGCGTCGACACCACCGACACGTTCGAGCTGGGCGTCCGGTCGCTGGAGGCGCATGCCGGGTACCTGGGCGCGCTCGACGGCCATCCGGAGCCGGCCGAGTTCCTGGAGGGCCTGGCCCGGGGCGACGGCACCCGGCTCGGGACCCGGTTCGCCACGTCGTTCGAGGTGTATCCGCTGCAGCTGTTCTGA
- a CDS encoding nicotinate phosphoribosyltransferase translates to MLQAALARGTAGRRSVFEVFGRRLPGARRYGVVAGTGRLLDAIEKFRFDDDSLAFLERAQVVDAPTLEWLSGYRFSGDVWGYGEGDAYFPNSPVLVVEASFAEAVVLETLALSVLNFDSAVATAASRMTTAAGRRPCIEMGSRRAHEQAAVAAARAAYIAGFAASSNLEAGRSFGVPTRGTSAHSFTLLHDTERDAFTAQVDSLGKGTTLLVDTYDVAEAVQLGVEIAGSSLGAVRLDSGDLLSMAAEVRQQLDSLGATETKIVVTSDLDEHAIAALAAAPVDGYGVGTALVTGAGTPTAGLVYKLVAREDDDGRLVSVEKKSSGKVSHGGRKYALRRLGARGFAEAEVIGVGRPPDDDGRGAADRPLLVPLIRDGEVVGREPLDAARDRHRRAREELPPTALQLSRGGPAIPTHWEERT, encoded by the coding sequence ATGCTCCAGGCCGCACTCGCCCGGGGTACCGCTGGGCGACGCTCGGTCTTCGAGGTCTTCGGCCGCAGGCTCCCCGGCGCGCGCCGCTACGGAGTGGTGGCCGGCACCGGGCGGCTGCTGGACGCCATCGAGAAGTTCCGTTTCGACGACGACTCCCTGGCCTTCCTGGAACGTGCTCAGGTCGTGGACGCGCCGACCCTGGAGTGGCTGTCGGGCTACCGGTTCAGCGGTGACGTCTGGGGTTACGGCGAGGGCGACGCCTACTTCCCGAACTCGCCGGTGCTGGTGGTCGAGGCCAGCTTCGCCGAGGCGGTGGTGCTGGAGACGCTGGCGCTGTCGGTGCTGAACTTCGACTCCGCGGTCGCCACCGCGGCGTCCCGGATGACGACGGCGGCGGGCCGGCGCCCGTGCATCGAGATGGGCTCGCGGCGGGCCCACGAGCAGGCGGCCGTCGCGGCGGCCCGTGCGGCATACATCGCCGGCTTCGCCGCCAGCAGCAACCTGGAAGCCGGCCGCAGCTTCGGGGTGCCCACCCGCGGCACCAGCGCGCATTCGTTCACCCTGCTGCACGACACCGAGCGCGACGCGTTCACTGCCCAGGTCGACTCGCTCGGCAAGGGCACGACGTTGCTGGTCGATACCTACGACGTCGCCGAAGCGGTTCAGCTGGGCGTCGAGATCGCCGGCTCGTCACTGGGCGCGGTCCGGCTGGACTCCGGCGACCTACTCTCGATGGCCGCCGAGGTACGGCAGCAGCTGGACTCGCTGGGCGCCACCGAAACCAAGATCGTCGTCACCAGCGACCTCGACGAGCACGCCATCGCCGCGCTCGCCGCCGCCCCCGTCGACGGCTACGGCGTGGGCACCGCGCTGGTAACCGGCGCGGGCACCCCCACCGCGGGCCTGGTGTACAAACTCGTCGCCCGCGAGGACGACGACGGCCGCCTGGTCTCGGTCGAGAAGAAGAGCTCCGGGAAGGTGAGCCACGGCGGCCGCAAGTACGCACTGCGCCGGCTCGGCGCCCGCGGATTCGCGGAGGCCGAGGTCATCGGCGTCGGACGGCCCCCGGACGATGACGGCCGCGGTGCCGCCGACCGCCCGCTGCTGGTGCCGCTGATCCGCGACGGCGAGGTCGTCGGTCGCGAGCCGTTGGACGCGGCCCGCGACCGGCACCGCCGCGCCCGCGAGGAGCTTCCCCCCACCGCGCTGCAACTCTCGCGCGGCGGGCCAGCCATCCCGACCCACTGGGAGGAGCGGACATGA
- a CDS encoding Mov34/MPN/PAD-1 family protein, giving the protein MLSIRRDHVDAILAHARRDHPDEACGVIAGPAGSDRPERFIPMLNAARSPTFYEFDSMDLLRLYREMDDNDEEPVVIYHSHTATEAYPSRTDISYANEPGAHYVLVSTRDGADDEFRSFRIVDGEVTEEEVVVLDGE; this is encoded by the coding sequence GTGCTGAGCATCCGCCGCGACCACGTCGACGCCATCCTGGCCCACGCCCGCCGCGACCACCCGGACGAGGCGTGCGGCGTCATCGCCGGGCCCGCCGGAAGTGACCGGCCGGAGCGCTTCATCCCGATGCTCAACGCCGCCCGCTCACCGACGTTCTACGAGTTCGACTCCATGGACCTGCTGCGGCTCTACCGGGAGATGGACGACAACGACGAGGAGCCGGTGGTCATCTACCACTCGCACACCGCCACCGAGGCGTACCCGTCGCGTACCGACATCTCCTACGCGAACGAGCCCGGCGCGCACTACGTCCTCGTGTCCACGCGGGACGGCGCCGACGACGAGTTCCGCTCGTTCCGCATCGTGGACGGCGAGGTGACCGAGGAGGAGGTCGTCGTCCTCGATGGGGAATGA
- the murI gene encoding glutamate racemase — protein MSDAPIGIFDSGVGGLTVARAVLDQLPHEPVLYVGDTSRGPYGPRPIAQVRAFALDVMDTLVAEGVKLLVIACNSASSAVLRDARERYDVPVVEVIQPAVRRAVAATRNGHVGVIGTRATVTSRAYEDSFAAAPQLRITAQACPRFVEFVEAGVTHGPELEQAAHEYLDPVRAAGVDTLVLGCTHYPLLTGVISYVMGEDVTLVSSAEETAKDVYRVLAAQRLMRADTLPPPRHQFRSTGDARPFRELGRRFLGPEVSSVEETTELPVIRHDPSGLGEETYLGRGEAVAP, from the coding sequence ATGAGCGACGCACCGATCGGGATCTTCGACAGCGGCGTGGGCGGGTTGACGGTCGCCCGGGCCGTCCTCGACCAGCTCCCGCACGAACCGGTCCTCTACGTCGGCGACACCTCGCGCGGCCCGTACGGCCCGCGGCCCATCGCCCAGGTGCGGGCTTTCGCGCTCGACGTCATGGACACCCTCGTCGCCGAGGGCGTGAAGCTCCTGGTCATCGCGTGCAACTCGGCCAGTAGCGCGGTCCTGCGCGACGCCCGCGAACGTTACGACGTCCCCGTCGTCGAGGTGATCCAGCCGGCCGTGCGTCGCGCGGTCGCGGCCACCCGCAACGGCCACGTCGGCGTCATCGGCACCCGGGCCACCGTCACGTCACGCGCGTACGAGGACTCCTTCGCCGCCGCGCCGCAACTACGCATCACCGCGCAGGCCTGCCCCCGGTTCGTCGAGTTCGTCGAGGCCGGCGTCACCCACGGCCCGGAGCTGGAGCAGGCCGCGCACGAGTACCTCGACCCGGTCCGGGCCGCCGGCGTCGACACCCTGGTTCTCGGCTGCACCCACTATCCGCTGCTCACCGGCGTCATCTCCTACGTCATGGGTGAGGACGTCACGCTGGTCAGCAGCGCCGAGGAGACGGCCAAGGACGTCTACCGCGTCCTCGCCGCGCAGCGCCTGATGCGCGCGGACACCCTGCCGCCACCGCGGCACCAGTTCCGGTCCACCGGCGACGCCCGGCCCTTCCGTGAGCTGGGCCGGCGCTTCCTCGGCCCAGAGGTCTCCTCCGTCGAGGAGACCACCGAGCTGCCGGTCATCCGCCACGACCCCTCCGGCCTTGGCGAAGAAACGTACCTCGGCCGAGGAGAGGCGGTCGCGCCGTGA
- the rph gene encoding ribonuclease PH yields the protein MTRSDGRSADQLRTVRLARGWLDHAEGSVLVEFGRTRVLCAASVTEGVPRWRKGSGLGWVTAEYAMLPRSTNTRSDRESVKGRIGGRTHEISRLIGRSLRGIIDTAALGENTLVVDCDVLQADGGTRTAAITGAYVALHDAVTWMRGQGMLASEKVLTDSVAAVSVGVVGGTPLLDLCYEEDVRAETDMNVVMTGDGRFIEVQGTAEGAPFDRQELDSLLALAGDGCRELTELQTAALASTS from the coding sequence ATGACCCGTTCCGACGGCCGCAGCGCCGATCAGCTCCGCACCGTCCGCCTGGCTCGCGGCTGGCTCGACCACGCCGAGGGGTCGGTGCTCGTCGAGTTCGGCCGTACTCGCGTGCTGTGCGCGGCGTCGGTCACCGAGGGCGTCCCCCGCTGGCGCAAGGGTTCCGGGCTGGGCTGGGTGACCGCCGAGTACGCGATGCTGCCGCGCTCCACCAACACCCGGTCCGACCGCGAGTCGGTGAAGGGCCGCATCGGCGGGCGCACGCACGAGATCTCCCGGCTCATCGGCCGGTCCCTGCGCGGCATCATCGACACCGCGGCACTGGGCGAGAACACGCTCGTCGTCGACTGCGACGTGCTGCAGGCCGACGGCGGCACCCGCACCGCCGCCATCACCGGCGCGTACGTGGCGCTGCACGACGCGGTCACCTGGATGCGCGGACAGGGCATGCTCGCCAGCGAGAAGGTGCTCACCGACTCCGTGGCGGCGGTCTCCGTCGGCGTCGTCGGCGGCACCCCGCTGCTCGACCTGTGCTACGAGGAGGACGTCCGCGCCGAAACCGACATGAACGTCGTCATGACCGGTGACGGGCGTTTTATCGAGGTCCAGGGGACGGCCGAGGGCGCGCCGTTCGACCGGCAGGAACTCGACTCGCTACTGGCGCTGGCCGGTGACGGCTGCCGCGAGCTGACCGAGCTGCAGACCGCCGCGCTGGCGTCCACGTCGTGA
- a CDS encoding DUF2017 domain-containing protein, with the protein MGHAAEGGGPSLSTAFRRARGGVVAASFHVVEVELLRSLVGQLLELVHDEPTDTKAGDVWAAELGLGDDAPSRPTDPVLLRLFPDAYREDDEAASDFRRFTERGLRDRKAAAAATVLASLATADGAAGASGGSAKSREKLRIELDADQSEAWLRTLTDLRLALGTRLGVTDGDEDDWLALDEDDPRRHVHDVYDWLGWVQETLVRTLSSALE; encoded by the coding sequence GTGGGCCACGCTGCAGAAGGCGGGGGACCGAGTCTGAGCACCGCGTTCCGTCGAGCTCGCGGAGGCGTCGTCGCCGCGTCGTTCCACGTCGTCGAGGTCGAGCTGCTGCGCTCGCTGGTCGGGCAGCTGCTCGAACTGGTGCACGACGAGCCCACCGACACCAAGGCCGGCGACGTCTGGGCCGCTGAGCTGGGTCTCGGCGACGATGCGCCCTCTCGTCCCACCGACCCGGTGTTGCTGCGGCTGTTCCCCGACGCCTACCGCGAGGACGACGAGGCCGCCTCCGACTTCCGCCGCTTCACCGAGCGCGGGCTGCGCGACCGCAAGGCCGCCGCGGCCGCCACCGTGCTGGCGTCGCTGGCCACCGCCGACGGCGCCGCCGGAGCCTCGGGCGGTTCGGCCAAGTCGCGCGAGAAGCTGCGCATCGAGCTCGACGCCGACCAGTCCGAGGCGTGGCTGCGAACTCTCACGGATCTGCGGCTGGCACTGGGCACCCGGCTCGGTGTCACCGATGGCGACGAGGACGACTGGCTGGCCCTCGACGAGGACGACCCGCGCCGCCACGTCCACGACGTCTACGACTGGCTCGGCTGGGTCCAGGAGACGCTGGTCCGCACGTTGTCGTCGGCCCTGGAATGA